agtgtagaaatcccgagtatcttCATGTatcttgagtaaattaggaaagtgtgtAAATATAGAAGATTGTATATTGCTGAGGGTGATTCtgttaggagattgtttccatagtTAGAACTTccgattgtattatatattgtaaattGGGCTATACAAattcattcaagaaatacagaaattataTTCTGTTTTCAATTTGTGTTGACAGGCTTAATAGGAACTGGTTTTTCTTATTAGTTCAGTTTTCTGATAGCTTCTGGGAATTGGAAAGCAGAGTTTTCAATGCATTGGTTATTTGGTTTACCTCTGTCAATAATAAACAGGCTGAGGTGTGGTCATGATTAGCTTTGCCACAAATTCAAGGAGCCGCAGGATCTCAAGGAGCAGCATGAAAATGAATAGTTACTAGTTAAATGAATTGTCAATTTTTGGCCAGTTTTGTAAATGGATTTCGTAGGCAAGAATCAAAATGCAATTTTGTAATGCAGCTGAAGTAATGGTATGGGAAAAAAAATCAAGGCCCATTTGGAAATTGGAAAACAaaaagtaaaggaaaagaaaaagaaaggagaatACCTAATTGGTCTCATGAAAAGATTTCATGTGTACATATAGCTCCGTCATTTTTCATCGGTTTGGGTTGATatctgttttctttttttctttttcttttttttttatatttctgcCTTTTCACAGTGTGGGTTTATTGTTGGAGCCATTGGGACTTTTGTTGCTTGGATGGGAGTGGCTCTGTCCCTGCTCTTTTGTAACTTCACAAATAtgatgaagattatatttttcTGATGGAAAAGCAAATAGAGTCTATAGTTGCCAAATTAATGTTCTTAGGATCATTTCTGTCAAGCATAGACATAAATTCACATATTTTCCTTCAATTTTAGGTATAGATGCTTACTTGTGGTGGCTTTTGTGGCCTTAAATCACGCTGTCCTTTGTCTCCTGATATGAGCATTAATGGAGATTAACTCTTTGCAGGCAGGAAAAGATGTAGTTGCATGTTTGAATGAAGCAATGGAAAGACGGGGGCTTGATATGCGGGTATCTGCCCTGGTATGTTCTGCTCATGCTAACATCTTCACAAAAAGGAGAATGCTATAACTAGCAAATGATCAATATGGTTGATTAATGCATTTTAAGGTAAATGATGCTGTGGGAACACTAGCTGGAGCTAGGTACTGGGATGATGATGTAATGGCTGCTGTCATTTTGGGAACTGGAACCAATGCCTGCTATGTAGAACGGATGGATGCAATTCCTAAACTAAATAGCTGCACTTCTCCATCAGGAAGAACGGTGTGTAAGATCACCCCTCGCTTTGCTGGctcttctactttttttttttcttatttattttatatttacttTAGATTAATTCAACTGGGGATATGTAAGGTTATAAGGTATGGTTTAGATTTCAAGCTTTGCTTTGAAAAATACTGCATTGCTCAGATAATTAATACTGAATGGGGTGCTTTCTCAACGGCTCTTCCTTTAACTGAGTTTGATAGGGATATGGATGCTGCTAGTATCAATCCTGGTGAGCAGGTAAACATAAGCTTCTCGTCACTTGTTAGTTCTTATCAATATTATGGAGAAAGTGAGCTTTTACAAGTTATCTGATGTTCAGATTGTTGACACAGATATTTGAGAAGACAATCTCTGGCATGTATCTTGGTGAGATTGTAAGACGGGTGCTACTCAAGATGGCTGAAGCTGGTGCATTGTTTGGTGAATCGACCAGAGGAAAACTCTGCACCCCTTTTATACTCGGGTAACTCTCAACTCAGAGGCTTAATTTATCCCTTAGCTAATGAAGTTGAAATCATTCTTTTATTAGTAAGGAGGTTAGCTATATCACCTATGAGCATTTTGTTATGGTTCATGGGTGTCACTTGCACACTGGTAAACTGGTAAACAAACAGATTTCATTGATGCTCCACAGAAAGAAGTCATCCCACTGTTCTTGTGTAGAACTTGACAGACTCCGCTATGCTTGCATGGAGAAATATATTGACATTGTCACAGTTCTAATTATTACTTTTCTCGACAATAAGCTTTTTCTCTGCAGCAACTCTGTTTATTTTTTAACAGCAgagttttgttttaaaattttattttgttaaaatcaaAATTGGAATGATATGAATCTAAGTAGGCAGACCAAATGGGCCTCCTAAGCCAGGATAAATATTTGAACTAATTTAATTCAAATTCGCATTGATGAAAATGAATTCAAATAATcaccttttatttgaaaatggaGGGGGGAAAGGGGCTCAAATGCTCAATCAGTCCAGCATCCATGGTAAGACATGGTGTTATAGATTATTTTACCCACTATAATGCTTTTCATTTTTAGCCCAAGAGTTTGTGTTTTCAAAATATTACGTTTTCACTTTTCACTAATCATAAATTGATGGATGTAGTTGTGTGTctacaacgtaggccacatagtgcacttgtgaggaagagtgacttagttattgtggagggtagtagaagggataggggtaaacctaaaataatttggaagaaGATAGttaataaggatttaatatctttgcatctatcaaaagaaatggtcaatgatcgcataaattgggaaaatgattcatatagccaaccccacttagtgggattaaggcttggttttgttattgttgttgtgtATGTAGTTGTGTGTCTTTTTTTCTGCAGAATAAGCCTTTTTGTGCCGATAATTGTAGGTTGAATTATTTAGGGTTCCTTATCATACTTCAGACTCTTCTGAACTTTATTTTATAGGACCCCAGATCTTTGTGCAATGCAGCAGGACAACTCCAACAATCTGGAAGCTGTTGGATCAATCCTATATGATGTAGCTGGAGTAAGTTTGCCAACCCAAATCCTCCATTTCAATATATAATCATATGTTTCTACTTTCTAGTCAGGATGACTTGgtaatttggacaagaagatTAAAATTATTCATGTTTTTTTGGtatatttatgaatgatatgcaaAAAGAATTAGACACGATAAAACTGAAGAAAGCATGGCACTTCcaaaccccaccccccccccccccccccacccactcCCCGAAAATCCAACTTTGGTTTTCAGGTGAGGTCCGACCCAAGTGCTAGGAATGTAGTTGTGGAAGTTTGCAACACCCTTGTGAAGCGAGGCGGGTGCTTGGCTGGTGCAGGAATTGTAGGGATTCTGCAAAAAATGGAGGAGGATTCACCGGGTCTCATCTTTGGAAGGAGGACAGTCGTGGCCATGGATGGAGGCCTGTACGAGAACTATCCCCAGTACCGAAGGTATCTCCAAGATGCAGTCTCCGAGCTTCTAGGGTCAAAATTATCAAAAAATGTAGTCATAGAACATTCAAAGGATGGGTCTGGAATTGGGGCTGCTCTGCTGGCTGCTGCAAACTCCAAGTATGAACATGATTTCTAAGGTGTAGTGCTGAACCAATAATTATTGAAGGCAGTTCATAACCCTGTAATTTGTTCCTAGCTTAAATTTTGTAACACTTGGATTCGGCATCACTGGGATTGAGAATAGTAGAGCAAGACGCTAGGAAGAAATTTGCGCCGAGCAATTTTCCTTGAAGTGTAAATTTGTCAGTGTAGAACTTACTGTAAGGTGCATATCCCCTGTTTGTGAATACCATTTATTTGTTACTTCAAATTGGGTTTGTAACTTAATCATTATCTAATTAATTGAGGTGGAAGACCAGAAAGTAGGCAGAACAGTTACGGGATTGACTGTTTAATGGATTAGGCAAATGTACCAATGCAGAACTGCATTAAGCAAATTAATCGGGAAAAGAAGGGAGTTGATAACAAAGCGcactcgctctctctctctctctctctctctctctccccatgtTGTCAGTTGAAAGCGAAAATCAAAATTGAGAAATGCTTTTCGGCAGTatctattattatattaatattcgTTATAAAACTTTAAAAGGTAGGGTTTGGAATGTAAAGTCAAAAAAGTTTCTTTTACCTCTTGAGACTACTTTTTAAGTGTAGAATGAATAGTGTAATGAAAAAATTATTGCAAGGAACAAAATAGCTTATAAGGGAAAGAGAGCACATCATTTACCGGGGCGAAGATGTAAAAATtggtgttctttttttttttttgggataacgTGCGTTTTATGCTCCGTGACTAATCCCACGTCCCGTGAAGCCGATCCCATAACTTCATAAAGAGGTAAATTTTAGGAGCCTAGGGGCAAGAATCGAACCCAAGAGGCAATTACTGCTGACCGTCAAGCGACACTCTTAGAATTTGCTCTGCCACCTGAATCACACTCTGAATGTTAAAAAAATtagtgttctttttttttttttgggtacgtcCCGGGTGTCCACCCgccgtcaacgacgtccgttttacggtccgtcgcaccggcCTGGTGACTAATCCCACGTCCTGTGATGCAGCCTCATACACCAcagaaatgttaatttcaggtgCCCAGGCGCAGAATCGAACCCGGGGTGCCAGAAATAGGCTCACCGTCAAGCGGAAACGCCCGAAGCTCGCTCTGCCACCTGAGCTCAGCCCtgggggcaaaaaaaaaaaaaaaaaaaaaaaaattggtgttCTTACCAATATGGAAGAATGTAGAAAAAAGACTATTGCCTACCTATTCCATATTGGTGAGCATGATCCCAACTTTTGTATAATAATTTGTTTTGAAATGACACTTCCTATAGAATTGCTATTGCATTCCTTCTTTTATCCTGCAAACCGAACCGAATGTAACCTTGAATTTCCAGCTTGCCCAATAGTGATGATAGACCCTCTCTTTTGAGTTGTTCTTCGATCTTGTTTTCCCACTTACTAGCTCTAGAAGGTAGCTGCATTTGGCGACAACCAGCACACATGCAAACTCAAACACAGGGTAAGATTTTAACTCCAACCGAAAACACAAAGCACACGGTAAGAGTGCAACCCTAAAGATATCTTACATCATCCTGCTTCATCTCTAATCCCCTGCAGGAACCAAATCATTAACCTTGTCATCAAACATCACCAAACACTAAAAATTTCCTAGTAGACTCCTAGGAATTCCCCCTTACAATCAGGAAGGCAGACTAGATGATCTGCAACCTAAGGACGTCTTTGGTGGTAGACTAgctggtacaatcaaaatctacAGTTATAGCTTGTGCGAGTGCTGCGAACCACCCATTCTTTGAAAGATGCTACAACCCTAGGACGTCTCGTGGTTTTCCACGAAAATTATGGCTCTGGCCCATATTGATTGTTTTACTTTTACCATGTTAATTTGTACGAATGAATTGAAATGTGCCAAAAGATATATAAATCATTACAGCAAAATTCTCACTTTGGGGTAGAAGGGACCCAATCTTGACACTGCAATGCCCCACATACACTAAAGTAGATTACGACACATGCTGTGGTATCTCCAGCGAGTCAAAAAGTGTTTGGCACTTGCAGGTCAAGCAAGAAACAagaatgaacacaaccacaattaCCTCCATCCTACTTTGAAGGCACGCACAAGATTCACATACAAAATTTAACTTTATATTTGACATATATCTCTATAAAGATGAGCAAGAACGTGCTTTAAATACAGTCATAAATTGTTCACGCTACAAATGTTCACTTACCCCATCGCATCAGGCATGCATCGGAGTAGTTGGGCAGGGTGGGTCCCAAGGGTCATCTTCTAACATTGAGACCTAACTTGCTTTTATCCCCGTGATCCTCCAATGGTAAACATAAAAAGTAATCAAATATGGGTTACATGTTTGCTTACTCTCCCATTTCTCCGTTCATGAAGTCCAGCAGCCAATTCCGAGAATGAACAAAGGAAAGAATGAAATAATGATCCAACTATCCGTCCATCCATCTGATCTGCCAACAGTAGTAGACCGCATGTGTTGTTAAAGGTGCTCATTGCATAGTAACTGCAAAGGGAGAGCACCATCAGAACAGAAACCACCCCCATTCTCTTCATAGCCAGAAGAGAAATGGTGCTGCTGCCTTTTCACCCTTGCCGGAGGCAATGACGATGCAATGGCAATAAGCTGCGATTGTTGGGGCAAGATTGGGGCATATTTGGGACCAAGTACTTCAAGTGAGGAAGGGGAAGGTGGAAGAATGGCTTGGGCATGTTGGACCAAAGGTGAAGAATCTTGCCTCCTGTTTTGCCAGTTTGAAATATGGGAGGCAGGTATTCCCCCAGGCCTATATTGAGTTGGCAGCTGCCCTGCCCAAATTcgatgctgctgctgctgctgacTCTGGTGGTGGTGGTTTGTCGAGATTGTGGGACTAATAAGAGGACCACAAAATGGGGTGCGAAGAAATGGAGGTAGCTGAAGCTGAACCTATAATCAACCAGAATGTTGTCTTGTTAGCATGAATCTTAATAGACAACCAGTAGCACCTGTGTATTCCCCTATTcctttaaaaaatacaaaaactgCAACAGAAAgtaggtagtgtttgggagcatagatttcaaGCCTTAGAATTGGAGCACACATAATTAATGCTTACAAAATACCAGTAGTGTCAATCAGACCAAGCTATAGCTCTCAGCATGCTTCAGCTATGGAAAAGCAAGCAATCAAGTTTGACAATGTTTTTtgctttttcaaaaaaaaaaaaacctttcacaacatttttatttgAGGTGACAAATAATGGGCCTACAAATGTATGATAGCTTTACAATAAATGGGAAGAAGAGACGAAGCTAATTATGAAGTAATCTATTAATAAAAATCCATGGTAGGGTGAAAGCAAAAGACCTGCTGCTGTGCCGGGGCAGCTGTTGCTGGGCCTGGAAGCTGGTCAGTGTAAGGAGAGGAGGAATAGCAAGTTTGTGCCACGGAGAGGGGCACAGTTGTATGATGTTGTGACAGTGAGTGCAGGTAAGGAATGTGGAACTGTGACAACGGTTCCAAACCATTGCCTGCCCTCCTAGCACTGTTATTAGCATCCACACCAACACCTTCAGCTGACAAAGACAGGAAATCGAAACTCTGCAAAGTGCCATAAACAGATCAGAAGGGGGAAAAaacagaagaaaagaaaagaaaccatCAGCAAAGGCATCATTAAGCTTACCTGCTTCTGTGAAGCATAGACCCCAGAGGCCGTAGCATGTTGCTGATCTGTATGAAGCCTCTTGTGCAGAAGAATACCAGTTCTAGCTTCATTTTGGTTTTCTTCGGCAGTAGAACCAGCTATGCTGCAATAAAAACCAACTCCCTGCAAGCCATCTTTCACCCTGTTTAGGCAGCTGGTACCCATATGAACTTGATTTGGTCCTTCATTTGTTTTCAACTCATTAAGCTGAATTGGTGATCTATCTTTTCTATCTGAAACTTTTAAAGCCTGAATGAGACGACTTATGTAAACATGAGTTGCACATCTCTTCCATGGCATCCTTCTATCACCAGTAACTCTAGAGACCTGGAAATTTGATAACAAACCACAACCTGGATCAACTGCATAATAAAATACAACAGATAGCACAAAATTGAAGAAATTTCCAGTAGCAGCTATAGCGTAGTAAGCAAAGATCATCATACTACAGAACTTTACCTTTTTTATTGAAGCACTAGTTTCGAATGAGCCAGATCTTGCAGTATTAATAGCAGCATCCATCCAAGATGGACTTTTAGAAGAAGAGGACCTGAAATAGCCACTCATAAGAAACTAGCAataaaatggggaaaaattaatTACACTTCTAGAACAAGGAGAAAGGAAAAACTTACTGCAAAGCaacatgcatcccacaaacatgCAACCCCGTTGAAGACAAGCCAGGCCACAATGCAGAACCTTTAGATCGAGGAACAAAAGATTATTGCAATGTCAGAATGCAAATGTTCAAAACCAAATTAGACTGCATGCATGTAGTGGATTCCAAGTAACCGTCAAGCAAATGAGGAAATAACCTCCTAAGATGCAAGAATCGTACCATTGTTCTTGCTTTCCTTTATGGTATGTTGTGTCTCTAGCTGACATCCACTGGTGTTCACCTAAACATAAACCAAAGCCACCTTCATCAAAGCTTGGTTCCTAAAAAGCATATAATTTAAGGTTGTGGATTAAACTTACTTACCTCCAATGTAATTTCTGGTTCTCTCTCAGGGGTTTCCTGCTGTTTGGGCTGCTTTAATCTACAAGAGGATCACAAATACATATAAACTAAACTAAAAACAAGTAGAAAATAAAGACATTAAATAAAGCACTAAACATAAAACAACTCACCCATTCTCTAGGCTAAGTTCAAATGGAAAACTAGTGCTCGCAGATTTGAATGAAGGCTTTTCATCATTAGGTTCACTTATAGACAAAAGAGGCACCGTTTGAAGGTCGGCTTGAGGAGCACAGCTTGCCGACTCAATATTATATGGTTTGCCAACGGGCCAATTAGACTGCTCTGGAGCAGTGGATTCAGTCAAACAGTTGAGTTTGAGAGTGTCTTGGGGAACTTCTATGTCGGATGAAGGATTGGCAGAAGCAATTGCTGAGTGACTAATTGTGTTAGGATCTTCGGAAGCTGAgaaatttaataaattgttcaacATTATGAAAAAGAAATCAAAGGCTGCAGAAGAATGCCAGAGTTTTATGAAAAATGCAAGTAATTATAAAGAAAGAAAACCTTCAGATGCAGGGAGACTACTCTCTCTTGCAGCATTTGGCAAGGTTGAAGGTTCACCTTCCAGTTTGCTCTTATCTGTGGTGTCATTGTCGGGAAACATCCCAGCCAAAGCATATAATGTCTCTACAACTTCTTCCTCATCTTTGGTGATTGGACCCGAGATAGCCCGTCTAGGCTGCTGGTCCAAGTCTTCTTGATTCTGTAAAACAATTAAATTTGTCTAAATGGAAAAAAGTGCTCCATTGACATTTTTTTCTTAAAGAGAATCTGCAGATGGAAAATGACAAACCATGTTCAATTTGGATTTCTTCACACCATTAATGGTATGGTCAGACTTATTAAAATCTGGCAACGGGGCAGAGACCGATTCACGGTTGCGCTTCTTCATGGCTGTAAAAGTAGAATCAATCAAAACTTCTAGTACATCAAATCCCCCCAATTAACAGAAATTAAAAGAAGACACTGAGAGTTCAGAAAAAATCCCTTCTGGCTCATAAAGTATGGCTTCAGCAACAAAATTTAGATCATATTATAAcgattcaaaataataataataataataataataataataataataataatacacaatgAAAATAACAGCATTAATGAatttaattgaaatttaaagttaaaaaaaaaaaaaacagaatattGGATCCCTAAGAATTAGGAAAGAAAAAGCAAAAGCCACAGTTCCTATTCGGAAGGATCTCAATTGGGAAGCTTCGTAGAAGACCCACCATGCATAAAGAACAAATTAACATCTGAAAACTGCAAGTACTTAaaaaaatatgagagagagagagagagagagagagagagagagagagagagagaaagagagagagagctcttcCGAGAAGACCCACCAAAATAGAATTGAATTAAAACTTAAAAGCTAAAGACTTTCAAGTAATAAACAAATCTAATCAAACAAAGAAAGGCACAAGGTTgccgtgggggggggggggggtgtggaaAGGGATAAAAAATTAATTCATCCGTCTTTGAATCAGAGAACACAAACCTGACCGTAACTTCCGCGGAACAGATGGATGATCAACTGAACTACAGTCATCAAAAAACTGCGAACAAAGAAAATCAGGAGGAGGAACATTAAGCTGCAAAAAATTTTCCAAGGAAAAAAAGCCCTGGTCATGGGATCTAATTgaataaaaatgtaaaataaatatcaACCTTTTtgggtattttgaattttttgctaCTGCCGCCGATACTCGGAGACGGTGCCTTTGAAGGAAGATCATCTTCTCCGCCTGACCCAAAACAACCCATTTCGCTCTCGTCGTTCCTCAAACCCACAACAGTACTTAATCTTCTCagtttctctctcttcgatttatCCACAAACTCAGCATCCCCACTTCCGCCTTCATGCCATGTATCacatcaaagaaaataaaattattttttccctagagagagagagagaacattaAACAAGAGCCGGAAAAGGAGATAATGAGGAAGTTGCTTTGTCTGCAAACTCTTATCACAAAGCTTCAGAAAGGCATAAGAATATGCAGATAAAGACAACCATTGATGGCCTTTTGTTCCTTTGCAGAACGAAAACGTGAAATGGGCCAGAAATGAGGGAGAGTCTAGTAATTTCGATATCTTTGGGATTTACCAGATACTGATGAGAGAAGCTTGTGACCACCAGAGGCGGAGGCAGAGGCGGAGCGCTGCTGCTTATCAATCTGTCGCTTCCCAGGAGTGAGAGAGAACCGACTCGCTCCGCGCCTTACGTCCCGAACCGTCGAGTACTTGTCCATTTCTgggatattattattttttattgtttgtatTAAC
The sequence above is a segment of the Malania oleifera isolate guangnan ecotype guangnan chromosome 8, ASM2987363v1, whole genome shotgun sequence genome. Coding sequences within it:
- the LOC131161411 gene encoding uncharacterized protein LOC131161411, translating into MLIQTIKNNNIPEMDKYSTVRDVRRGASRFSLTPGKRQIDKQQRSASASASGGHKLLSSVSGGSGDAEFVDKSKREKLRRLSTVVGLRNDESEMGCFGSGGEDDLPSKAPSPSIGGSSKKFKIPKKFFDDCSSVDHPSVPRKLRSAMKKRNRESVSAPLPDFNKSDHTINGVKKSKLNMNQEDLDQQPRRAISGPITKDEEEVVETLYALAGMFPDNDTTDKSKLEGEPSTLPNAARESSLPASEASEDPNTISHSAIASANPSSDIEVPQDTLKLNCLTESTAPEQSNWPVGKPYNIESASCAPQADLQTVPLLSISEPNDEKPSFKSASTSFPFELSLENGLKQPKQQETPEREPEITLEVNTSGCQLETQHTIKESKNNGSALWPGLSSTGLHVCGMHVALQSSSSKSPSWMDAAINTARSGSFETSASIKKVSRVTGDRRMPWKRCATHVYISRLIQALKVSDRKDRSPIQLNELKTNEGPNQVHMGTSCLNRVKDGLQGVGFYCSIAGSTAEENQNEARTGILLHKRLHTDQQHATASGVYASQKQSFDFLSLSAEGVGVDANNSARRAGNGLEPLSQFHIPYLHSLSQHHTTVPLSVAQTCYSSSPYTDQLPGPATAAPAQQQVQLQLPPFLRTPFCGPLISPTISTNHHHQSQQQQQHRIWAGQLPTQYRPGGIPASHISNWQNRRQDSSPLVQHAQAILPPSPSSLEVLGPKYAPILPQQSQLIAIASSLPPARVKRQQHHFSSGYEENGGGFCSDGALPLQLLCNEHL
- the LOC131161410 gene encoding hexokinase-2, chloroplastic, with protein sequence MSVTATPAAVGSFSLFGSPRGKGKPPLRMVLRSSSLSAAAPLLTKLQEDCATPLPALRRVADAMTADMRAGLSADGGSDLKMILSYVNSLPSGNEKGLFYALDLGGTNFRALRVQLGGKNERVIATEFEQVSIPKELMFGTCEELFDFIASGLAIFVQKEGKKFHLPSGRKREIGFTFSFPIKQTSINSGILIKWTKGFAVSGTAGKDVVACLNEAMERRGLDMRVSALVNDAVGTLAGARYWDDDVMAAVILGTGTNACYVERMDAIPKLNSCTSPSGRTIINTEWGAFSTALPLTEFDRDMDAASINPGEQIFEKTISGMYLGEIVRRVLLKMAEAGALFGESTRGKLCTPFILGTPDLCAMQQDNSNNLEAVGSILYDVAGVRSDPSARNVVVEVCNTLVKRGGCLAGAGIVGILQKMEEDSPGLIFGRRTVVAMDGGLYENYPQYRRYLQDAVSELLGSKLSKNVVIEHSKDGSGIGAALLAAANSKYEHDF